Proteins encoded together in one Kutzneria kofuensis window:
- a CDS encoding pyrimidine reductase family protein, translated as MLLPHDGDIDDIELERLYDYPSDLARPWVQVNFVSSPDGAVTVGGKSHGLSGPADKKVFMLGRTLADVVLVGAGTATIEGYGGVKTGEVRAAVRSRLGLSPVPPIAVVTRRATIAPDSPLVTETVVPAIILTCEAAAADRRAALSDAGADVVVAGDSDVDLPTALAELDKRGLRRVSCEGGPHLFGGLIEAGLVDQLCLTISPLLAGGDASRIAFGRTPAAPRELELASVLTDDSFLMLRYRARRSG; from the coding sequence ATGCTGCTGCCCCACGACGGTGACATCGACGACATCGAGCTGGAACGGCTCTACGACTACCCGTCGGACCTCGCCCGGCCGTGGGTGCAGGTGAACTTCGTCTCCAGTCCCGACGGGGCCGTCACCGTCGGCGGCAAGTCGCACGGCCTGTCCGGACCCGCCGACAAGAAGGTGTTCATGCTCGGCCGCACCCTGGCCGACGTGGTGCTGGTCGGCGCCGGCACCGCCACCATCGAGGGCTACGGCGGCGTCAAGACCGGCGAGGTGCGGGCCGCCGTCCGCTCCCGCCTCGGGCTCAGCCCCGTTCCTCCCATCGCCGTCGTCACCCGGCGGGCCACCATCGCCCCCGACTCGCCGCTGGTGACCGAGACCGTGGTCCCCGCCATCATCCTCACCTGCGAAGCCGCCGCCGCCGACCGCCGCGCCGCGTTGTCCGACGCCGGCGCGGACGTCGTGGTCGCCGGTGATTCGGACGTCGACCTCCCCACCGCCCTCGCCGAGCTGGACAAGCGGGGTCTCCGCCGCGTCAGCTGCGAAGGCGGGCCGCACCTGTTCGGCGGCCTCATCGAGGCGGGCTTGGTGGACCAGCTCTGCCTCACCATCTCGCCCCTGCTGGCCGGCGGCGACGCCAGCCGCATCGCCTTCGGCCGAACCCCGGCCGCCCCGCGTGAGTTGGAGCTGGCGTCGGTGCTGACCGACGACAGCTTCCTGATGCTCCGCTACCGCGCCCGCCGCTCCGGCTGA
- a CDS encoding RDD family protein: MPRHVQPRAGSRARTEACLVDCLVALAWLLLLGGVAIGLRALGLEPHWSATSELSADLAALAIGLVPVGIYLVLSENSRSQGSLGKRRVGLRVVRADGSKANAGQLALRTAIKLFPWFLAHLGLSRLWMHLGTEQTACFCLACVYVIVPISIGLALVHPQRRALHDWLTGTRVVAD; the protein is encoded by the coding sequence ATGCCGCGTCATGTCCAGCCGCGGGCCGGGTCGAGGGCCCGCACCGAGGCCTGCCTCGTGGACTGCCTGGTCGCGCTCGCCTGGCTGCTGCTGCTCGGCGGCGTGGCGATCGGGCTGCGGGCGTTAGGCCTGGAACCGCACTGGAGCGCCACCAGCGAACTGTCCGCCGACCTGGCCGCCCTCGCGATCGGGCTGGTGCCGGTCGGCATCTACCTCGTGCTGTCGGAGAACAGCCGGTCGCAGGGCAGCCTCGGCAAGCGCCGGGTGGGCCTGCGCGTCGTCCGGGCCGACGGCTCCAAGGCCAACGCCGGGCAGCTGGCGCTGCGCACGGCGATCAAACTCTTCCCCTGGTTCCTCGCCCATCTCGGGCTCAGCCGGCTGTGGATGCATCTCGGCACCGAGCAGACCGCGTGCTTCTGCCTCGCCTGCGTCTACGTCATCGTGCCGATCAGCATCGGCCTCGCCCTCGTGCACCCGCAGCGCCGGGCCCTGCACGACTGGCTCACCGGCACCCGCGTCGTCGCCGACTAG
- the uvrB gene encoding excinuclease ABC subunit UvrB, with amino-acid sequence MADSPVLASSQFRPVSDIPRADGRFKVVADYQPSGDQPQAIAELEQRLKRGEPDVVLLGATGTGKSATTAWLVEKLQRPTLVMAPNKTLAAQLANELKGFFPDNAVEYFVSYYDYYQPEAYIPQTDTYIEKDSSINEDVERLRHSATMSLLTRRDTIVVASVSCIYGLGTPQSYLDRSVQLKVGGEVERDLFLRALVDVQYTRNDIAFARGTFRVRGDTVEIIPAYEELAVRVEFFGDEIDRLYYLHPLTGEVVREVDELRIFPATHYVAGPERMEKAIAGIEAELAESLARMEKQGKLLEAQRLRMRTTYDIEMMRQVGFCSGIENYSRHIDGRGAGSAPATLIDYFPEDFLLVIDESHVTVPQIGGMYEGDASRKRNLVEHGFRLPSALDNRPLTWEEFQDRIGQTLYLSATPGPYEMGQAGGEFVEQVIRPTGLVDPQVVIKPTEGQIDDLVHEIRVRAERDERVLVTTLTKKMAEDLTDYLLELGIRVRYLHSEVDTLRRVELLRQLRLGDYDVLVGINLLREGLDLPEVSLVAILDADKEGFLRSGTSLIQTIGRAARNVSGEVHMYADKITDSMQYAIDETNRRRAKQIAYNTENGIDPQPLRKKIADILDKVYAEAEDSEEVKVGGSGRNASRGKRATGTEGGKAVSSGVLVERDVKTMPRAELADLVQQLTDQMMAAARDLQFELAGRIRDEIADLKKELRGMDAAGLK; translated from the coding sequence GTGGCAGATTCACCTGTGCTCGCGTCCTCGCAGTTCCGGCCCGTCAGCGACATCCCGCGCGCGGACGGCCGGTTCAAGGTGGTCGCCGACTACCAGCCGTCGGGCGACCAGCCGCAGGCCATCGCCGAGCTCGAACAGCGGCTGAAGCGGGGCGAGCCGGACGTGGTGCTGCTGGGCGCCACCGGCACCGGCAAGTCCGCGACGACGGCGTGGCTGGTGGAGAAGCTGCAGCGGCCGACGCTGGTGATGGCGCCGAACAAGACGCTGGCCGCGCAGCTGGCCAACGAGCTGAAGGGCTTCTTCCCGGACAACGCCGTCGAGTACTTCGTCAGCTACTACGACTACTACCAGCCCGAGGCGTACATCCCGCAGACGGACACCTACATCGAGAAGGACTCCTCGATCAACGAGGACGTGGAGCGGCTGCGCCACTCCGCGACGATGAGCCTGCTGACCCGGCGGGACACCATCGTGGTCGCCTCGGTGTCGTGCATCTACGGCCTGGGCACGCCGCAGTCCTACCTGGACCGGTCGGTTCAGCTGAAGGTCGGCGGCGAGGTGGAGCGCGACCTGTTCCTGCGCGCCCTGGTCGACGTGCAGTACACCCGCAACGACATCGCCTTCGCCCGCGGCACGTTCCGGGTGCGCGGCGACACCGTGGAGATCATCCCGGCGTACGAGGAGCTGGCCGTGCGGGTCGAGTTCTTCGGGGACGAGATCGACCGGCTCTACTACCTGCACCCGCTGACCGGCGAGGTGGTGCGCGAGGTCGACGAGCTGCGCATCTTCCCGGCGACCCACTACGTGGCAGGGCCGGAGCGGATGGAGAAGGCCATCGCCGGCATCGAGGCCGAACTGGCCGAGTCGCTGGCCAGGATGGAGAAGCAGGGCAAGCTGCTGGAGGCGCAGCGGCTGCGGATGCGCACCACGTACGACATCGAGATGATGCGCCAGGTCGGCTTCTGCTCCGGGATCGAGAACTACTCGCGGCACATCGACGGCCGCGGCGCCGGCAGCGCCCCGGCGACGCTGATCGACTACTTCCCGGAGGACTTCCTCCTGGTCATCGACGAGTCGCACGTGACCGTGCCGCAGATCGGCGGCATGTACGAGGGCGACGCCTCGCGCAAGCGGAACCTGGTCGAGCACGGCTTCCGGCTGCCCAGCGCGCTGGACAACCGGCCGCTGACCTGGGAGGAGTTCCAGGACCGGATCGGGCAGACGCTGTACCTCTCGGCGACGCCCGGCCCGTACGAGATGGGGCAGGCCGGCGGCGAGTTCGTCGAGCAGGTGATCCGGCCGACCGGCCTGGTCGACCCGCAGGTGGTGATCAAGCCGACCGAGGGCCAGATCGACGACCTGGTGCACGAGATCCGGGTGCGGGCCGAGCGGGACGAGCGGGTGCTGGTCACCACGCTGACCAAGAAGATGGCCGAGGACCTCACCGACTACCTGCTGGAGCTGGGCATCCGGGTGCGGTACCTGCACTCCGAGGTGGACACCCTGCGCCGGGTCGAGCTGCTGCGGCAGCTGCGGCTGGGCGACTACGACGTGCTGGTCGGCATCAACCTGCTGCGGGAGGGCCTCGACCTGCCCGAGGTGTCGCTGGTCGCGATCCTCGACGCCGACAAGGAGGGCTTCCTGCGGTCGGGGACGTCGCTGATCCAGACCATCGGCCGCGCCGCCCGTAACGTGTCGGGCGAGGTGCACATGTACGCCGACAAGATCACCGACTCGATGCAGTACGCCATCGACGAGACGAACCGCAGGCGGGCCAAGCAGATCGCGTACAACACCGAGAACGGCATCGACCCGCAGCCGCTGCGCAAGAAGATCGCCGACATCCTCGACAAGGTGTACGCCGAGGCCGAGGACAGCGAAGAGGTGAAGGTCGGCGGCTCCGGCCGCAACGCCTCCCGCGGCAAGCGGGCCACCGGCACCGAGGGCGGCAAGGCCGTGTCGTCGGGCGTGCTGGTCGAGCGGGACGTGAAGACCATGCCCCGGGCCGAGCTGGCGGACCTCGTGCAGCAGCTGACCGACCAGATGATGGCCGCCGCGCGGGACCTCCAGTTCGAGCTGGCCGGCCGGATCCGGGACGAGATCGCCGACCTGAAGAAGGAGTTGCGCGGCATGGACGCCGCCGGCCTGAAGTAG
- a CDS encoding DUF4232 domain-containing protein encodes MRSTIAVGVACVAGAFALSACGGAQISATVTPITSGNATTSASTPTTPAQSVDTGTDAPQTGNNDPQPVVASNPSNCKSSELKLSFGHDSDHAMQKTYTSLQFTNVGQRTCTLQGFPGVSYVTGDSGQQVGLPANRSGNLGPAVTLRPGGSTTAGLVMVNPDPYPADQCKRVDVRGLRVYPPNETAAMFLPTAGESCSGNVGPLLTVSSVGKSATS; translated from the coding sequence ATGCGTTCCACCATTGCTGTCGGAGTGGCCTGCGTCGCCGGCGCGTTCGCGCTGAGCGCCTGCGGCGGTGCCCAGATCTCCGCCACGGTCACGCCCATCACCAGCGGAAACGCCACCACGAGCGCGTCCACGCCGACCACACCGGCACAGTCGGTCGACACCGGAACCGACGCGCCGCAAACGGGCAACAATGACCCACAGCCGGTCGTGGCCAGCAATCCGTCGAACTGCAAGTCGAGCGAGCTGAAACTGTCCTTCGGCCACGACTCCGACCACGCCATGCAGAAGACGTACACCTCGCTGCAGTTCACGAATGTCGGCCAGCGCACCTGCACTCTGCAGGGTTTCCCCGGCGTCTCGTATGTCACGGGTGACAGCGGCCAGCAGGTCGGCCTGCCGGCCAACCGCAGTGGCAACCTCGGCCCGGCGGTCACGCTCCGTCCCGGCGGCAGCACCACCGCCGGCCTGGTCATGGTCAACCCGGACCCGTACCCGGCCGACCAGTGCAAGCGGGTCGACGTGCGCGGCCTGCGGGTCTACCCGCCGAACGAGACCGCCGCGATGTTCCTGCCGACGGCGGGCGAGAGCTGCTCCGGCAACGTCGGCCCGCTGCTCACCGTGAGCAGCGTCGGAAAGTCGGCCACCAGCTGA
- a CDS encoding DUF402 domain-containing protein encodes MTVQLPIQVRGDAHVHPPKVELFDLAAMTNTDPKRQVRAVDEYRLAEHGLYMSRAVVGHPKLKHFESWLLPSHGLRVTKQSWWPGHERDFDFYVDVVRVQPGEQVWRTVDLYLDLLVRTGREVEVLDTDELMAAVRLGVLGAQDAQAALEDTYRAVAGIAAHGYDIQRWLAAEGVELTWANSR; translated from the coding sequence ATGACCGTCCAGCTGCCCATCCAGGTCCGGGGCGACGCCCACGTCCATCCGCCGAAGGTCGAGCTGTTCGATCTGGCCGCGATGACCAACACGGACCCCAAGCGTCAGGTGCGCGCGGTCGACGAGTACCGGCTCGCCGAGCACGGCCTGTACATGTCGCGGGCCGTGGTCGGGCACCCGAAGCTGAAGCACTTCGAGTCGTGGCTGCTGCCGTCGCACGGGCTACGCGTCACCAAACAGAGCTGGTGGCCCGGGCACGAGCGGGACTTCGACTTCTACGTCGACGTGGTCCGCGTGCAGCCCGGCGAGCAGGTGTGGCGGACCGTGGACCTCTATCTGGACCTGCTGGTGCGTACCGGCCGCGAGGTGGAGGTGCTGGACACCGACGAGCTGATGGCCGCGGTGCGACTGGGAGTGCTCGGCGCGCAGGACGCGCAGGCGGCCCTGGAGGACACCTACCGGGCGGTGGCCGGGATCGCTGCGCACGGTTACGACATCCAGCGGTGGCTGGCCGCCGAGGGCGTCGAACTCACCTGGGCCAATAGCCGATGA
- a CDS encoding DUF402 domain-containing protein encodes MGTVITPQLVDTVDTFTGVRTYSSGGTRHLTTCVVERWGLRMECPTPEDPFIDCEVTWLLPDLGLRLTHQRPRSRHGRPTPSTLTAVRVQRDTRSWRTTDLLLGLAVPGGTTARIVRSEEFAAAVAGRVLRPGDADLALRTVHRTLEEISHFRHDLNAWLNHLDIFDVWPPL; translated from the coding sequence GTGGGAACGGTCATCACTCCGCAGCTGGTCGACACCGTCGACACCTTCACCGGGGTCCGCACCTATTCGTCCGGTGGCACCCGACACCTGACGACGTGCGTGGTGGAACGGTGGGGGCTCCGGATGGAATGCCCAACGCCGGAGGATCCGTTCATCGACTGCGAGGTCACCTGGCTGCTGCCCGACCTGGGGCTGCGCCTGACCCACCAGCGCCCGCGCTCCCGGCACGGCCGGCCGACGCCGAGCACGCTGACCGCGGTTCGGGTGCAGCGCGACACGCGGTCCTGGCGGACCACGGACCTGCTGCTGGGCCTGGCCGTTCCCGGCGGCACCACCGCCCGAATCGTGCGCTCCGAGGAGTTCGCCGCCGCCGTCGCCGGCCGCGTGCTGCGTCCCGGCGACGCCGACCTGGCGCTGCGCACCGTGCACCGCACGCTCGAGGAGATCAGCCACTTCCGCCACGACCTCAACGCGTGGCTGAACCACCTGGACATCTTCGACGTCTGGCCGCCCCTGTAA
- the coaE gene encoding dephospho-CoA kinase → MLQVGLTGGIGAGKSTVARRLAELGATVVDSDRIAREVVEPGTDGLREIVAAFGDDVLAEDGSLNRPALAAKVFGNEENRARLNSIVHPRVRDRAVELTGKAPADGIVVQDIPLLVENGMAPAFHLVVVVDADVELRVHRLTTSRGMDEKDVRARIAAQASEEQRREAADVWLDNSGAEEDIRAAVDELWHNRLLPFERHVREGTYPERGGPKIVDYDPEWPRQARRLIARLKLAAGDKALRVDHVGSTAVPGLAAKDVIDLQMTVASLDDADALAETLTGAGFPVRPEFTRDTPKATDPDPEHWRKRMHVSADPGRWANLHIRAAGSPGRRYALLFPAWLRADDEARAEYEAVKRETASRFADIPTYADAKEPWFAQADARAEAWAEREGWTPDPAA, encoded by the coding sequence ATGTTGCAGGTGGGGTTGACGGGTGGGATCGGGGCGGGGAAGTCGACCGTGGCCAGGCGGCTGGCCGAGCTCGGGGCGACGGTGGTCGACTCGGACCGGATCGCCCGGGAGGTGGTGGAGCCGGGCACGGACGGCCTGCGGGAGATCGTCGCGGCCTTCGGGGACGACGTCCTGGCCGAGGACGGCAGCCTGAACCGGCCGGCGCTGGCCGCGAAGGTGTTCGGCAACGAGGAGAACCGGGCCCGACTCAACTCGATCGTGCACCCGCGGGTGCGGGACCGGGCGGTGGAGCTGACGGGCAAAGCCCCAGCTGACGGCATCGTGGTGCAGGACATCCCGCTGCTGGTGGAGAACGGCATGGCGCCGGCGTTTCACCTGGTCGTGGTGGTCGACGCGGACGTGGAGCTGCGGGTGCACCGGCTGACCACCAGCCGGGGCATGGACGAAAAGGACGTACGGGCGCGAATCGCCGCGCAGGCGTCGGAGGAGCAGCGCCGCGAGGCGGCGGACGTGTGGCTGGACAACAGCGGCGCCGAGGAGGACATCCGGGCGGCGGTGGACGAGCTGTGGCACAACCGGCTGCTGCCGTTCGAGCGGCACGTCCGCGAGGGCACGTACCCGGAGCGCGGCGGCCCGAAGATCGTGGACTACGACCCGGAGTGGCCCCGCCAGGCCCGCCGCCTGATCGCCCGCCTCAAACTGGCCGCAGGCGACAAGGCGCTGCGCGTCGACCACGTGGGCTCGACCGCCGTGCCGGGCCTGGCCGCCAAGGACGTCATCGATCTGCAGATGACGGTCGCCAGCCTCGACGACGCCGACGCGCTGGCGGAAACCCTTACCGGAGCGGGATTCCCGGTGCGGCCGGAGTTCACCCGGGACACTCCCAAGGCGACGGACCCGGACCCGGAGCACTGGCGCAAGCGCATGCACGTCAGCGCGGACCCGGGCCGCTGGGCCAATCTGCACATCCGCGCCGCCGGCTCGCCCGGCCGGCGCTACGCCCTGCTGTTCCCGGCCTGGCTGCGTGCCGACGACGAGGCTCGCGCCGAGTACGAAGCCGTGAAACGTGAGACGGCATCGCGTTTCGCCGACATCCCGACCTACGCCGACGCCAAGGAGCCCTGGTTCGCGCAGGCCGACGCCCGGGCCGAGGCCTGGGCGGAGCGGGAAGGCTGGACGCCGGACCCCGCCGCCTGA
- the rpsA gene encoding 30S ribosomal protein S1, whose translation MSTDTTIVPASTTPKQQIAVNDIGTEEDFLAAIDKTIKYFNDGDIVEGTIVKVDRDEVLLDIGYKTEGVIPSRELSIKHDVDPNEVVSVGDEVEALVLQKEDKEGRLILSKKRAQYERAWGTIEALKEKDEPVKGTVIEVVKGGLILDIGLRGFLPASLVEMRRVRDLLPYVGRELEAKIIELDKNRNNVVLSRRAWLEQTQSEVRSEFLNQLQKGQVRKGVVSSIVNFGAFVDLGGVDGLVHVSELSWKHIDHPSEVVEVGQEVTVEVLDVDMERERVSLSLKATQEDPWRQFARTHAIGQIVPGKVTKLVPFGAFVRVDEGIEGLVHISELAERHVEIPEQVVQVNDDVMVKVIDIDLDRRRISLSLKQANEGFTTETEFDPTQYGMAAEYDAEGNYIYPEGFDPETQDWQEGFDKQREEWERQYAEAHQRYEAHMKQIAKAAEADAEAQGETNYSSGSTEAPAQSGGTLASDEQLAALREKLSGGQ comes from the coding sequence ATGTCCACCGACACCACCATTGTCCCGGCTTCGACGACCCCGAAGCAGCAGATCGCCGTCAACGATATCGGCACCGAGGAGGACTTCCTCGCCGCTATCGACAAGACGATCAAGTACTTCAACGACGGCGACATCGTCGAGGGCACCATCGTCAAGGTCGACCGGGACGAGGTCCTGCTCGACATCGGCTACAAGACCGAGGGCGTCATCCCCTCGCGCGAACTGTCGATCAAGCACGACGTCGACCCGAACGAGGTCGTCAGCGTCGGCGACGAGGTCGAGGCCCTTGTCCTGCAGAAGGAGGACAAGGAAGGTCGCCTGATCCTCTCCAAGAAGCGCGCCCAGTACGAGCGCGCCTGGGGCACCATCGAGGCCCTCAAGGAGAAGGACGAGCCGGTCAAGGGCACGGTCATCGAGGTGGTCAAGGGCGGTCTGATCCTCGACATCGGCCTGCGCGGCTTCCTGCCCGCGTCCCTCGTCGAGATGCGCCGGGTCCGCGACCTGCTGCCGTACGTCGGCCGCGAGCTCGAGGCCAAGATCATCGAGCTGGACAAGAACCGCAACAACGTGGTCCTGTCCCGCCGTGCCTGGCTGGAGCAGACCCAGTCCGAGGTCCGCAGCGAGTTCCTCAACCAGCTGCAGAAGGGCCAGGTCCGCAAGGGCGTCGTCTCCTCGATCGTCAACTTCGGCGCGTTCGTCGACCTGGGCGGCGTGGACGGCCTCGTGCACGTGTCCGAGCTGTCCTGGAAGCACATCGACCACCCGTCCGAGGTCGTCGAGGTCGGCCAGGAGGTCACCGTCGAGGTGCTGGACGTCGACATGGAGCGCGAGCGCGTGTCCCTGTCGCTGAAGGCCACCCAGGAAGACCCGTGGCGCCAGTTCGCCCGGACCCACGCGATCGGCCAGATCGTGCCGGGCAAGGTCACCAAGCTGGTTCCGTTCGGCGCGTTCGTCCGGGTCGACGAGGGCATCGAGGGCCTGGTCCACATCTCCGAGCTGGCCGAGCGCCACGTGGAGATCCCGGAGCAGGTCGTCCAGGTCAACGACGACGTCATGGTCAAGGTCATCGACATCGACCTGGACCGTCGCCGGATCTCGCTGTCGCTGAAGCAGGCGAACGAGGGCTTCACCACGGAGACCGAGTTCGACCCGACCCAGTACGGCATGGCCGCCGAGTACGACGCCGAGGGCAACTACATCTACCCCGAGGGCTTCGACCCGGAGACCCAGGACTGGCAGGAAGGCTTCGACAAGCAGCGCGAGGAGTGGGAGCGGCAGTACGCCGAGGCCCACCAGCGCTACGAGGCCCACATGAAGCAGATCGCCAAGGCCGCCGAGGCCGACGCCGAGGCGCAGGGGGAGACCAACTACTCCTCCGGCAGCACCGAGGCTCCTGCTCAGAGCGGCGGCACCCTCGCCAGCGACGAGCAGCTCGCCGCCCTGCGCGAGAAGCTCTCCGGCGGTCAGTGA
- a CDS encoding class I SAM-dependent methyltransferase: MSTQERYAGAEDVLGTAGAAKREVGGAESRSASIAWWDADADDYQAEHGAFLGDADFVWCPEGVREADAGYLGDVTGRSVLEVGCGAASCGRWLAAQGANAVSFDISAGMLRHAVAGNEATGLHPALVRASADQLPFADESFDAACSAFGGVPFVADAGAVFREVARVLRPGGPWVFSVTHPMRWIFPDDPGPMGLTVVQSYFDRTPYLEVDGDGNATYVEHHRTLGDYVRQLAGAGLLLEDLVEPEWPAGHDREWGQWSPLRGRLFPGTAIFRCRRPA; this comes from the coding sequence GTGAGCACGCAAGAACGCTACGCAGGCGCCGAGGACGTGCTCGGCACGGCGGGCGCGGCCAAGCGCGAGGTGGGCGGCGCGGAGTCCCGCAGCGCGAGTATTGCCTGGTGGGACGCTGACGCGGACGACTACCAGGCCGAGCACGGGGCCTTCCTCGGCGACGCCGACTTCGTCTGGTGCCCGGAGGGCGTCCGCGAGGCGGACGCCGGCTATCTCGGGGACGTGACCGGCCGCTCGGTGCTGGAGGTCGGCTGCGGCGCGGCCTCCTGCGGCCGCTGGCTGGCCGCCCAAGGCGCCAACGCGGTCAGCTTCGACATCTCGGCCGGCATGCTGCGCCACGCCGTGGCCGGCAACGAGGCCACGGGCCTGCATCCGGCGCTGGTGCGAGCCAGCGCCGACCAGCTGCCCTTCGCCGACGAGAGCTTCGACGCCGCCTGCTCGGCGTTCGGCGGCGTGCCCTTCGTGGCCGACGCCGGCGCGGTGTTCCGGGAGGTGGCCCGGGTGCTGCGGCCGGGCGGCCCGTGGGTGTTCTCGGTGACGCACCCGATGCGCTGGATCTTCCCGGACGACCCTGGCCCGATGGGCCTGACCGTCGTGCAGTCCTACTTCGACCGCACTCCCTATCTGGAGGTGGACGGGGACGGCAACGCCACGTACGTGGAGCATCACCGCACCCTCGGTGACTACGTGCGCCAGCTCGCCGGCGCCGGCCTGCTGCTGGAGGACCTGGTCGAGCCGGAGTGGCCGGCCGGGCACGACCGCGAGTGGGGCCAGTGGAGCCCGCTGCGCGGCCGGCTGTTCCCGGGCACGGCGATCTTCCGCTGCCGACGGCCGGCATGA
- a CDS encoding GNAT family N-acetyltransferase, with translation MTVTDTLLAAQEEHFARLDRVLPPAPAPEPGEVINAALPDGTRVAAVVARQTVSPGMPSWLWSAADTYELQPLVGTTGAAGMDAVLRAFRHWLDRVGDRGVDTAATVVWPSRDVDCTRVFLDHGLQPLTVTAVRRPTTVRPPALTVNVRPALASDEDAVVELAMAEVRFSAKVGAAIVRPEAEQMRRASVAGRLGMNDDVWVAERDGVVVGLAETGIIANTPVTKTSRQLPIGLWGYVNCLSVLPGARGAGIGQQLMAVVHNHFAGHRTVGYFLHYNPPNPLSSVFWPRQGYRPLWTQWEVRPAGALR, from the coding sequence ATGACGGTCACGGACACCTTGCTGGCCGCGCAGGAGGAGCACTTCGCGCGGTTGGACCGGGTGCTGCCGCCCGCGCCGGCGCCGGAACCGGGCGAAGTGATCAACGCCGCACTGCCGGACGGCACGCGGGTCGCGGCGGTGGTCGCGCGCCAGACGGTCAGTCCGGGCATGCCGTCGTGGTTGTGGTCGGCCGCCGACACGTACGAACTGCAGCCGCTGGTCGGCACCACCGGCGCGGCCGGCATGGACGCGGTGCTGCGAGCCTTCCGACACTGGCTGGACCGGGTCGGCGACCGCGGTGTCGACACGGCGGCGACGGTGGTCTGGCCGAGCCGGGACGTCGACTGCACCCGCGTCTTCCTCGATCACGGCCTGCAGCCGCTGACGGTCACGGCGGTGCGGCGGCCGACCACGGTCCGGCCGCCCGCGCTGACCGTGAACGTTCGCCCGGCGCTGGCGTCGGACGAGGACGCCGTCGTGGAACTGGCCATGGCGGAGGTCCGGTTCTCGGCCAAGGTCGGCGCGGCGATCGTGCGCCCCGAGGCGGAGCAGATGCGCCGGGCGTCGGTCGCCGGCCGGCTGGGCATGAACGACGACGTGTGGGTGGCCGAGCGGGACGGAGTCGTGGTGGGCCTCGCCGAGACGGGGATCATCGCCAACACGCCCGTCACGAAGACCAGCCGGCAGCTGCCGATCGGCCTGTGGGGATATGTGAACTGTCTTTCGGTGCTTCCGGGGGCAAGGGGCGCCGGAATCGGCCAGCAGCTGATGGCGGTCGTGCACAATCACTTCGCCGGCCATCGGACCGTCGGCTACTTCCTGCACTACAACCCGCCGAACCCGCTGTCGTCGGTGTTCTGGCCCCGGCAGGGCTACCGGCCGCTGTGGACCCAGTGGGAGGTGCGCCCGGCGGGCGCGCTTCGATGA